A single region of the Sciurus carolinensis chromosome 14, mSciCar1.2, whole genome shotgun sequence genome encodes:
- the LOC124964931 gene encoding LOW QUALITY PROTEIN: protein cornichon homolog 1-like (The sequence of the model RefSeq protein was modified relative to this genomic sequence to represent the inferred CDS: deleted 1 base in 1 codon), producing MAFTFAAFCYMLALLLTAVLIFFAIWHIIAFDELKTDYKNPIDQCNTLNPLVLPEYLIHAFFCVMFLCAAEWLTLGLNMPLLAYPIWRYMSRPVMSGLGLYDPTTIMNADILAYCQKEGWCKLAFYLLAFFYYLYGIICVLVSS from the exons ATGGCGTTCACATTCGCGGCCTTCTGCTACATGCTGGCGCTGCTGCTTACCGCCGTGCTCATCTTCTTCGCCATCTGGCACATTATAGCATTTGATGAGCTGAAGACTGATTACAAGAATCCTATAGACCAGTGTAATACCCTGAATCCTCTTGTACTTCCAGAGTACCTCATCCATGCTTTCTTCTGTGTCATG TTTCTTTGTGCAGCAGAGTGGCTTACACTGGGTCTCAATATGCCCCTCTTGGCATATCCTATTTGGAGGTACATGAGCAGACCAGTGATGAGTGGACTGGGACTCTATGACCCTACAACCATCATGAATGCAGATATTTTAGCATACTGTCAGAAAGAAGGATGGTGCAAGTTAGCTTTTTACCTTCTAGCATTTTTTTACTACCTGTATGGCATAATCTGTGTTTTGGTGAGCTCTTAG